ATCCGAATACAGGGCCATCGCGATCCAGACGCGGCCGTCCTCCAGCGTGCCCGTGTCGTAAATCGTGCAGATGTTGGGATGATCCAGCGCGGACGCGGCTCGCGCCTCGGCGAGAAACCGCTTGCGCGACGTCTCGTCGTCCGCACGCGAACCTTGCAGCAGCTTGATGGCGACGTCTCGCCGGAGCCGCGGATCATGCGCGCGGCAGACCACCCCCATGCCGCCGCGGCCGACCTCCCCCATCACGATGTACGGCCCGATGCGGTCCGGCACAGGTTCGCGCAGCTGGAGGACGAGAGAGGGCAGGACCGCCGCGTCGAGCACGCCCGTCTCGCCGTCCGCAGCCAGCAGTGAATGCAGCTCGGCAGCAAGCTCCGCGTCCTCGCGCGCGATTGCGTCAAGAAGACGGGTCCGTTCCGCGCCGTGCGCAGCCCGGATCTCGAGGAACTGATGCTGGAGGCGTTCCCACCGGTCGGAGTCCAAGGGTCGCCTTACCCGGGGCCCGGCCCGTCCGACGTGGTCGCCAGGGCACGGTGAAGCCACGCCCGGGCGAACGTCCAGTCGCGGCTGACGGTAGCGGCCGAGATACCGAGCGCCTCTGCCGTTTCGTCCAGGTTGAGGCCACCGAACCAGCGGCACTCTACCACCCGCGCCTGCCGTTCATCCATCGCC
The nucleotide sequence above comes from Longimicrobiales bacterium. Encoded proteins:
- a CDS encoding serine/threonine-protein kinase; the encoded protein is MDSDRWERLQHQFLEIRAAHGAERTRLLDAIAREDAELAAELHSLLAADGETGVLDAAVLPSLVLQLREPVPDRIGPYIVMGEVGRGGMGVVCRAHDPRLRRDVAIKLLQGSRADDETSRKRFLAEARAASALDHPNICTIYDTGTLEDGRVWIAMALYSDGNLADRLATGPMAVQEATTIAVQVADALAAAHDAGVVHLDVKPRNIAFGDRGEPRLLDFGIARLGADSGNAVDSTGGTPAYMAPEQARGERVDRRTDVWALGVLLFEMLAGS